A single region of the Melioribacteraceae bacterium 4301-Me genome encodes:
- a CDS encoding glycosyltransferase family 2 protein, whose protein sequence is MKVYKTFEPEVSIILPTYNRANLISRAISSVINQTFDKWELVIIDDGSTDNTFEVVNRFLELHQNIKYLKHSNRRPPLSFNAGILAAAGKYVTFLGSDDEYKNNHVQLRVKTFESNEVDFIYGGVEIIGNPFVKDKNDLTKEIHIAECVVGGTFFAPKEIFIEMGGFKDIYYSEDSEFFDRLTQRKYKIMKVDFPTYIYHRDTPDSICNNI, encoded by the coding sequence ATGAAAGTTTACAAAACATTTGAACCGGAAGTCTCAATAATTCTTCCTACATACAATAGAGCTAATTTAATTTCTAGAGCAATTAGCTCGGTAATAAATCAAACTTTTGACAAATGGGAATTAGTAATAATTGATGATGGCAGCACAGACAACACTTTTGAAGTGGTGAACAGGTTTTTGGAATTACACCAAAATATAAAGTATTTAAAACATTCAAATAGGCGGCCGCCATTATCTTTTAATGCGGGAATTTTAGCAGCAGCCGGTAAATATGTTACATTTTTAGGGAGTGATGATGAATATAAAAATAATCATGTTCAGCTGCGTGTAAAAACGTTTGAAAGCAATGAAGTCGATTTTATATACGGTGGTGTTGAAATAATTGGTAACCCATTTGTTAAGGACAAAAATGATTTAACAAAAGAAATTCATATTGCTGAGTGTGTTGTAGGCGGTACATTCTTTGCACCAAAAGAGATTTTTATTGAAATGGGTGGATTTAAAGATATTTACTACAGTGAAGATTCAGAGTTTTTTGATAGACTTACGCAAAGAAAATATAAAATTATGAAAGTTGATTTTCCTACTTACATATACCATAGAGACACACCCGATAGTATATGCAACAATATATGA
- a CDS encoding phosphatase PAP2 family protein: MRYNINFFLSFFLILLLNSFLYTYSQVNENISTFDSLQISKQKKIKDEEIKENDYEYKMPTWHEMITNLPDDWVAYTRETFQTDKIPLYLAVSASTALLILTDNKTYEYGRKLFHTNNFIHKASDIFTAIGDGRTQFGLAIGFAGYGLLFNNAKAVRVGSQIVEAVLASGAVVQVLKHITGRQSPESRTSPRGIWRLFPNQIQYHKHVSAYDAFPSGHLTTTLATVFVIAENYPNIWWIKPLGFTVSGLLAIGMVNRGIHWYSDYPLAIVFGYTFGKLIVNRDNEIIKGTKTLTFLPTIINKGYGIKLAYVF, translated from the coding sequence ATGAGATATAACATAAATTTCTTCTTAAGTTTTTTCTTAATCCTTCTTTTAAATTCTTTCTTATACACATATTCACAAGTAAATGAAAATATCAGTACATTTGACTCGCTACAAATTTCAAAGCAAAAAAAGATAAAGGATGAAGAAATAAAAGAGAATGATTATGAATACAAAATGCCGACTTGGCATGAAATGATTACCAATCTGCCCGATGATTGGGTGGCTTATACACGGGAAACATTTCAGACCGATAAAATACCACTTTATCTTGCCGTCTCAGCTTCCACTGCTTTGTTGATTTTGACAGACAATAAAACCTATGAATATGGCAGAAAATTATTTCACACTAATAACTTTATTCACAAAGCCAGCGATATTTTTACAGCAATAGGTGATGGCAGAACCCAATTTGGATTAGCAATTGGTTTTGCTGGGTATGGACTTTTATTCAATAATGCGAAAGCAGTTAGAGTAGGCAGTCAAATTGTGGAAGCTGTTCTTGCATCGGGAGCTGTGGTTCAGGTATTAAAACACATTACAGGCAGACAGAGTCCAGAATCAAGGACTTCGCCAAGAGGAATTTGGAGGCTTTTCCCTAACCAAATTCAATATCATAAGCACGTCTCAGCTTACGATGCATTCCCTTCGGGTCATTTAACAACAACTTTAGCAACTGTTTTCGTAATTGCTGAAAATTACCCAAATATATGGTGGATAAAACCACTGGGCTTTACAGTATCTGGACTGCTTGCAATAGGTATGGTAAATAGAGGAATACATTGGTACAGTGACTATCCTTTAGCAATAGTTTTTGGTTACACATTTGGTAAGCTAATTGTTAATCGCGATAATGAAATAATAAAGGGGACCAAGACATTAACTTTTTTACCGACAATAATTAACAAAGGGTACGGAATTAAATTAGCTTACGTTTTTTAA
- a CDS encoding acyl-CoA thioesterase, protein MSELYSKFETEIIVRPDDIDMNKHVHYSKYLDYLLTARYDQMRKDYKMPMEEFVKRGFSWVGSVVHIEYKRGIVLGDTVIVRTQIDSVSGAQVKVNFWMIRKETQKLAAEGWVIYTMISAETGKAVRIPQDIIDKYSI, encoded by the coding sequence ATGAGTGAACTATATTCTAAATTCGAAACTGAAATAATAGTTCGTCCAGATGACATTGATATGAACAAGCATGTACATTATTCAAAGTATCTCGATTATTTACTTACTGCAAGGTATGACCAAATGCGTAAAGATTACAAAATGCCGATGGAAGAGTTCGTTAAAAGAGGTTTCTCGTGGGTTGGTTCAGTAGTGCATATTGAATATAAACGCGGTATTGTTTTAGGTGATACGGTTATTGTAAGAACTCAGATTGATTCAGTAAGTGGAGCTCAAGTAAAAGTAAATTTTTGGATGATAAGAAAAGAGACACAAAAGCTTGCTGCTGAAGGTTGGGTAATTTACACTATGATTTCTGCAGAAACTGGTAAAGCAGTAAGAATTCCTCAAGATATTATTGACAAGTATTCAATCTAA
- a CDS encoding FGGY-family carbohydrate kinase yields the protein MSNKYIIAHDMGTSADKAIIISVKGEIIDIAKKQYPLHNLKPGYAEQDPNEWWEAVCETTRSVIKKTAINPKDIVGMTFSTQTQCLVPVDKNGNPLRNAFSWLDGRSAEIVRQKLWTVPRIKGYNVFRLLKFLIKTGGAPGHTGKEQIGKILWMQKYEPHLFKNTYKFLDAKDFLIYKLTGNFVTSVDLAVIWWLLNTRKNKNKWDDSLCKYANITQNQLCEVKPSASIAGYLTEEASRATGLLSGTPIINGAGDLASAALGSGAIDEGELHISLGTSGWVAGHFSKRKIDLNHYTGCIGSTYPEKYFLAMAHQETAGICLEWLKNKILYHEQQLMEEWQRENIYEILDELAVKAGPGAHGLIFTPWMFGERSPLDDDFVRAGLYNVSLDHSREHIVRAVFEGIAFNTRWAMEIIENLYSEVDHLNIIGGGAKSDIWCQIFADVLNKKINRVAEPQQAAARGIALLASMTLGYIESFYDIKKYIKIDRTFYPNNENRKLYDYMFKEFKNLYKQNKSWFKRMNKERMRS from the coding sequence TTGAGTAATAAGTATATAATTGCCCATGATATGGGAACAAGCGCAGATAAAGCAATTATTATTTCGGTAAAGGGGGAAATTATCGATATTGCAAAAAAACAATATCCACTTCATAATCTGAAACCAGGATATGCTGAACAAGATCCTAATGAATGGTGGGAAGCCGTTTGCGAAACAACCCGTAGTGTAATTAAAAAAACAGCGATTAATCCCAAAGATATTGTTGGAATGACCTTTTCTACTCAAACACAATGCCTTGTACCTGTGGATAAAAACGGTAATCCCCTTAGAAATGCATTTAGTTGGTTAGATGGCAGAAGCGCAGAGATTGTCCGACAAAAATTATGGACAGTACCCAGAATAAAGGGATATAATGTTTTTCGTTTACTTAAGTTCTTAATTAAAACTGGTGGTGCACCAGGTCACACCGGCAAAGAGCAAATTGGCAAAATCCTTTGGATGCAAAAATATGAGCCTCATCTTTTTAAGAATACATATAAGTTTCTTGATGCGAAAGATTTTTTAATTTACAAATTGACAGGCAACTTTGTTACTTCAGTGGATTTAGCCGTAATCTGGTGGCTTTTGAATACACGGAAAAATAAAAATAAGTGGGATGATAGTCTTTGCAAATATGCTAATATAACACAAAATCAATTATGTGAGGTTAAACCAAGCGCTTCAATTGCTGGTTATTTAACTGAAGAAGCCAGCCGGGCAACGGGACTTTTAAGCGGGACGCCAATTATAAATGGTGCTGGTGACTTAGCTTCAGCTGCACTGGGTTCTGGTGCTATTGATGAAGGGGAGTTACATATCAGTTTAGGAACAAGTGGCTGGGTTGCTGGGCATTTTTCGAAACGTAAAATCGATTTAAACCATTATACTGGATGTATTGGCAGTACTTATCCAGAAAAATATTTTTTAGCTATGGCTCATCAGGAAACAGCCGGTATATGTCTTGAGTGGTTAAAAAATAAAATACTTTATCATGAACAGCAACTTATGGAAGAATGGCAGCGTGAAAATATTTATGAAATATTAGATGAACTCGCTGTTAAAGCTGGGCCAGGTGCTCATGGATTGATATTTACCCCTTGGATGTTCGGTGAAAGAAGTCCTTTGGATGATGATTTTGTGAGGGCAGGACTTTACAATGTTAGTCTTGACCATTCAAGAGAACATATTGTTAGAGCAGTTTTTGAAGGGATTGCTTTTAACACAAGATGGGCTATGGAGATTATAGAAAATTTGTATTCTGAAGTTGACCATCTAAATATTATAGGCGGCGGGGCAAAGAGTGATATTTGGTGTCAGATTTTTGCCGATGTGTTAAATAAAAAAATTAACAGGGTCGCTGAACCCCAGCAAGCTGCTGCAAGGGGAATTGCCTTGTTAGCGAGTATGACTTTAGGATATATTGAATCTTTCTATGATATAAAAAAATACATTAAAATAGATAGAACTTTCTATCCAAATAATGAGAATAGAAAGTTATACGACTATATGTTCAAAGAATTTAAAAATCTGTATAAGCAAAATAAAAGCTGGTTTAAAAGAATGAACAAAGAAAGAATGAGAAGTTAA
- a CDS encoding DUF1028 domain-containing protein, with the protein MKKFILMVISLLILCSNDFFTQTFFNEPLAHTFSIVARDANTGEIGAAVQSHWFSVGTIVIWGEAGVGVVATQSFVNASFGPRGLELLKKGYTPQQAVDSLIASDEGRDFRQLAILDVKGRVAAFTGKKCIQPAGDIVGNGYSVQANLMSNDKVWPAMSKAFENTKGPLAERMIAALEAAQKAGGDIRGKQSAALLVFKGTSSGKPWEDKLIDLRVDDNPEPIKELKRLLKVHRAYEHMNAGDLAVEKNDMDKAMEEYSAAMKMFPENLEMKYWTAVSLANNGQLEKALPMFKEIFTKDKNWKELTPRLIPNGLLTVTKDQLKEILKQ; encoded by the coding sequence ATGAAGAAATTTATTTTAATGGTAATTAGTCTTTTAATATTATGTTCAAATGACTTTTTTACTCAGACTTTTTTTAACGAGCCTTTAGCTCATACATTTTCAATTGTTGCTCGCGATGCAAACACTGGGGAAATTGGAGCTGCAGTTCAATCTCATTGGTTCTCAGTAGGAACGATTGTAATATGGGGCGAAGCTGGAGTTGGAGTAGTTGCAACTCAATCTTTTGTAAATGCTTCTTTTGGTCCGCGTGGACTTGAATTGTTAAAGAAAGGCTATACTCCACAGCAGGCAGTAGATTCTTTAATTGCATCAGATGAAGGAAGAGATTTTAGACAGCTTGCTATTTTAGATGTAAAAGGAAGAGTTGCTGCTTTTACGGGAAAGAAGTGTATACAACCAGCAGGGGATATAGTAGGGAATGGTTATTCAGTACAAGCAAATTTAATGTCTAACGATAAAGTATGGCCTGCAATGTCTAAAGCATTTGAAAATACGAAAGGCCCGCTTGCAGAAAGAATGATTGCTGCACTTGAGGCTGCTCAAAAAGCCGGTGGTGATATACGAGGTAAGCAATCTGCAGCCTTGCTGGTATTTAAAGGTACTTCTTCAGGGAAACCATGGGAGGATAAATTAATTGATTTAAGAGTAGATGACAACCCTGAGCCTATTAAAGAATTAAAAAGATTGTTAAAAGTTCATCGTGCATACGAACATATGAACGCTGGCGACCTCGCAGTTGAAAAAAATGATATGGACAAGGCAATGGAGGAATATTCCGCTGCTATGAAAATGTTCCCAGAAAATCTCGAAATGAAATATTGGACTGCAGTCAGCTTAGCTAACAATGGTCAATTAGAAAAAGCATTGCCAATGTTTAAAGAAATTTTCACTAAGGATAAAAACTGGAAGGAACTAACACCAAGATTAATACCCAATGGATTATTAACAGTCACCAAAGATCAGTTGAAAGAAATTTTGAAACAATAA
- a CDS encoding FKBP-type peptidyl-prolyl cis-trans isomerase, with protein sequence MRIRLIVIILLAGTLISFAQQKKGEKLTLKNEVDKISYSIGHNIGKSLTDPDIEVNLDVLIAGIKDAVNGNQSLLTDEEISQVLTAFNQQLMSKKQAANNLLKEKNKQASQKFLEENKKKDGVVALPDGLQYKVLLSGNGPQPTDTSIVKVNYKGSLIDGTEFDSSYKRGEPAEFQLNRVIKGWTEALKLMHVGDKWELYIPPELAYGENGAGGVIGPNEVLIFEVELLDIVK encoded by the coding sequence ATGCGAATTCGTTTAATAGTAATAATATTGTTAGCAGGAACTTTAATTTCATTTGCCCAACAAAAAAAAGGAGAGAAATTAACCTTGAAAAATGAAGTAGATAAAATAAGTTACAGTATTGGTCACAATATTGGGAAAAGTTTAACTGACCCTGATATTGAAGTTAACCTTGATGTGTTAATTGCGGGTATTAAAGATGCAGTTAATGGAAATCAAAGTCTTTTAACAGATGAGGAAATTAGTCAAGTCCTTACAGCATTTAATCAACAATTGATGAGTAAAAAGCAAGCTGCAAATAATTTATTAAAAGAAAAAAACAAGCAAGCTAGTCAGAAATTTTTGGAAGAAAACAAGAAAAAAGATGGAGTTGTTGCATTGCCAGACGGCTTACAGTACAAAGTTTTATTGAGCGGAAATGGTCCTCAGCCTACAGATACAAGTATCGTTAAAGTTAACTACAAAGGCAGTCTAATTGATGGAACTGAATTTGATAGCTCATACAAAAGAGGTGAACCTGCAGAATTTCAACTTAACAGAGTAATTAAGGGATGGACAGAAGCACTTAAACTAATGCATGTTGGCGATAAGTGGGAATTATACATTCCACCTGAATTAGCTTATGGGGAGAACGGCGCTGGAGGTGTTATAGGTCCTAACGAAGTTTTAATCTTTGAAGTCGAACTGCTCGATATAGTGAAATAA
- the gatB gene encoding Asp-tRNA(Asn)/Glu-tRNA(Gln) amidotransferase subunit GatB produces the protein MNEKYEAVIGLEVHAQLLTDTKIFCGCSTKFGNPPNSNVCPVCLGHPGILPVLNKRVVEFSVLMGMAVNCTINKKSIMARKNYFYPDLPKGYQISQFEKPICQNGYLIIDDNNGFSKKIRIRRIHMEEDAGKLVHDIGYETLIDANRCGVPLIEIVSEPDINSPHEAYLYLTKLKQIVTYLGICDGNMEEGSLRCDANVSIRLKGDNKLGTKTEVKNMNSFRFVEKALEYEIERQIDIIETGGKVVQQTLLWNPDLNKITPMRTKEEAHDYRYFPDPDLVPVIVDEKWKAEIAKSMPELPDKRKNRFIRDFNLPSYDAEILTSSRELADYYENVIKITNNYKAASNWIMVDVLKIVNEEKIDIKDFPILPQNIGKLINLIDNGTISGKIAKEIFTDMLNSGNEPEKIVKEKNLIQITDTDFIDKIINEILNNNKSQVEEYLSGKEKVLGFLVGQIMKATKGKANPQMVNEILRNKLNTIKSSSEG, from the coding sequence ATGAATGAAAAATACGAGGCTGTAATTGGTCTTGAAGTGCATGCTCAATTATTAACCGATACAAAAATATTCTGTGGGTGCTCTACAAAATTTGGAAATCCACCGAACTCAAACGTATGCCCAGTCTGTCTTGGTCACCCCGGAATATTGCCAGTTCTTAACAAAAGAGTGGTTGAGTTTAGCGTACTTATGGGTATGGCAGTCAATTGCACAATTAATAAAAAATCAATTATGGCAAGAAAAAATTATTTTTATCCAGACTTACCAAAGGGATACCAAATTTCACAATTCGAAAAACCTATCTGCCAAAATGGATACTTAATTATAGATGACAATAATGGTTTTTCAAAAAAAATTCGTATACGAAGGATTCATATGGAAGAGGATGCCGGCAAATTAGTTCATGATATTGGTTACGAAACGTTAATAGATGCAAATCGATGCGGTGTTCCTCTTATTGAAATAGTAAGTGAACCTGATATTAATTCCCCTCACGAAGCTTATTTATATCTTACAAAACTTAAACAGATTGTTACTTATTTAGGCATTTGCGATGGCAATATGGAAGAAGGCTCCTTAAGATGTGATGCAAATGTTTCCATTAGATTAAAAGGTGATAATAAATTAGGAACCAAAACAGAAGTTAAAAATATGAACTCTTTCCGTTTTGTTGAGAAAGCATTAGAATATGAAATTGAAAGGCAGATTGATATAATTGAAACCGGAGGAAAGGTTGTTCAACAAACATTGTTATGGAATCCCGACTTAAATAAAATTACCCCAATGCGCACTAAAGAAGAAGCACACGACTATAGGTATTTTCCTGACCCTGACCTCGTCCCTGTAATTGTAGATGAAAAATGGAAAGCCGAAATTGCTAAATCAATGCCCGAACTGCCCGATAAAAGAAAAAATAGATTTATCCGTGATTTTAATTTGCCATCTTACGATGCAGAAATTTTAACTTCTTCTCGTGAGTTAGCAGATTACTATGAAAACGTCATAAAAATAACAAATAATTATAAAGCTGCCAGTAATTGGATTATGGTTGACGTTTTAAAAATAGTAAATGAAGAAAAGATTGACATTAAAGATTTCCCAATATTGCCACAAAATATTGGTAAGCTAATTAATTTAATTGATAATGGTACAATCAGCGGTAAAATTGCAAAAGAAATTTTTACTGATATGCTCAATAGCGGAAACGAACCCGAAAAAATTGTAAAAGAAAAAAATCTAATCCAAATTACAGATACCGATTTCATCGACAAGATAATTAACGAGATTCTAAATAATAATAAATCTCAAGTTGAAGAGTATTTATCAGGCAAAGAAAAAGTCTTAGGCTTTTTAGTTGGACAAATTATGAAAGCAACTAAAGGCAAAGCAAATCCTCAAATGGTAAATGAGATTTTGAGGAACAAATTAAATACAATAAAAAGTTCTTCAGAGGGATGA
- the bshB1 gene encoding bacillithiol biosynthesis deacetylase BshB1 — MQLDVLVFAAHPDDAELGMGGTIAKLINSKIKVGVIDLSKGEMGTRGSAETRKKEALKAAKILNLSLRENLGIKDGSIKLNEKHINAVVKKIRQYQPQIIFAPYKNDRHPDHIGTSRIVKEAFFYSGLTKVITKLNGKIQVPYRPKKIFYYMQNIEFYPSFVVDISDTFQTKMESVLAYKTQFFNPESREPETFISQPNFLKFVEARAKNYGFRIGKDYGEPFYSEDLIELDLSNYIFSGEVK; from the coding sequence ATGCAATTAGATGTTCTTGTTTTTGCAGCTCACCCTGATGATGCTGAACTTGGAATGGGAGGAACAATAGCCAAACTCATCAATTCTAAAATTAAAGTTGGTGTAATTGATCTTTCTAAAGGTGAAATGGGAACTCGTGGCTCAGCTGAAACTAGAAAAAAAGAAGCACTTAAAGCAGCAAAAATTCTAAATCTTTCTTTAAGAGAAAATTTAGGAATAAAAGATGGCAGCATAAAGCTGAATGAAAAACATATTAACGCTGTTGTAAAAAAAATTCGCCAATATCAGCCGCAAATAATATTTGCACCTTATAAAAATGATAGGCACCCTGATCACATAGGGACAAGCAGAATTGTTAAAGAAGCCTTTTTTTATTCGGGACTTACAAAGGTGATAACTAAACTAAATGGAAAAATTCAAGTGCCTTATCGCCCCAAAAAAATTTTTTATTATATGCAAAACATTGAATTTTACCCTTCATTTGTCGTTGATATAAGTGACACTTTCCAAACAAAAATGGAGTCCGTTTTGGCTTATAAAACTCAGTTTTTTAATCCAGAAAGCAGAGAACCAGAAACTTTTATTAGTCAACCTAATTTTTTGAAATTTGTTGAAGCACGTGCTAAAAACTACGGTTTTAGGATAGGCAAAGATTACGGCGAGCCGTTTTATTCGGAGGATTTAATTGAACTTGATCTTTCAAATTATATCTTTAGCGGGGAGGTAAAATGA
- a CDS encoding NAD(P)-dependent oxidoreductase codes for MKIAFIGTGLMGSAMIKNLIADRYLLNIYNRTKAKTDELKNLGAIVTDTPKLAIDNSEIVITMLSDYSAISSVLFTNEIVFKDKTVIQMSTIAPDESLLLKERIEKLHGNYLEAPVLGSVPQIQNRTLITLIGATEKQYEKFKTLFESFGKDVILIGEVGKASALKLAFNQLIAAECAMFSLSLGYVRKKEIEVDKFMSILKKSAFFAPSFAAKLNNYLNDNYSNPHFPLKHMLKDINLVYSELQKQNINTLPLEGVKKILELSIKNNLDDLDYSAMYKIINDK; via the coding sequence ATGAAAATTGCATTTATTGGTACCGGTTTAATGGGTTCTGCTATGATTAAAAATTTAATTGCAGATAGGTATCTATTAAATATCTATAACAGAACTAAGGCTAAAACTGATGAATTAAAAAATCTTGGCGCAATAGTAACAGATACGCCTAAACTTGCAATTGATAACTCTGAAATTGTTATTACTATGCTCTCTGATTACAGTGCCATCTCTTCTGTATTATTTACAAATGAAATAGTTTTTAAGGATAAGACTGTTATTCAAATGAGTACAATTGCACCAGATGAAAGTTTATTACTGAAAGAACGCATTGAAAAATTGCATGGAAATTATTTGGAAGCACCAGTCTTAGGTAGTGTTCCACAAATTCAAAATAGAACTTTGATCACTTTAATCGGTGCGACCGAGAAACAATATGAGAAATTTAAAACTTTGTTCGAAAGTTTTGGAAAAGATGTAATACTAATTGGAGAAGTAGGCAAAGCCTCTGCACTTAAACTTGCATTTAATCAATTAATTGCTGCTGAATGTGCAATGTTTAGCTTAAGCTTGGGATATGTTCGTAAAAAAGAAATTGAAGTTGATAAATTTATGTCGATATTAAAAAAAAGCGCATTCTTTGCCCCTTCTTTCGCAGCTAAATTGAATAATTATTTGAATGACAATTACTCTAATCCTCATTTCCCCCTAAAACACATGCTGAAAGATATTAACCTCGTTTATTCAGAACTGCAAAAGCAAAATATTAATACACTACCATTAGAAGGTGTGAAAAAAATTTTAGAACTATCGATAAAAAATAATTTGGATGATTTAGATTACTCTGCCATGTATAAAATTATTAATGACAAATAA
- a CDS encoding DASS family sodium-coupled anion symporter, producing MGVTNEFKLKTKHIKLTGFLLACLFFILFMVLVNFDKSHQAAKLVAGVAILMSVLWITEAIPLAVTSLIPLVLFPFLGLLSAEEVSRAYINSTIFLFMGGFLIAIAMEKWGLHKRIALNLISAFGKSPAKIIMGFMVASGFISMWISNTATAVMILPIGLAILYKLENEFGQEKSQKFSIALMLGIAYACSIGGIATLIGTPPNLVFQRIYAITFPHQQQIMFGDWMKFGVPLSLAMLILAWFLITQVFYKSDKSLVIDAGLIKSEKKSLGKMSFEEKAVAVVFILTSLLWIFRVELNLGFAKIPGWSQLFSKSNMIDDGTVAITMGVILFLIPVKNYQSGENFILSETAIRKIPWEIILLFGGGFALADGFVKSGLSELIGNQFAGLKHFPVVMLIAAVCLVIVLLTELTSNTATAQIVLPILASLSIELNINPFLLMIPATIAASMAFMLPVATPPNAIVFGSQRLKVFDMLKVGIVLDLIGVVIMTVFIYFYLS from the coding sequence ATGGGAGTAACAAACGAGTTTAAACTAAAGACAAAACATATCAAGTTAACTGGGTTTTTATTAGCATGTCTTTTCTTCATATTATTTATGGTTCTTGTTAATTTTGATAAGTCACATCAAGCTGCGAAATTAGTTGCAGGCGTTGCTATTTTAATGTCTGTTTTATGGATTACTGAGGCAATTCCACTTGCTGTAACTTCTTTAATTCCTTTAGTGTTATTTCCATTTTTAGGCTTGCTTAGTGCTGAAGAGGTATCAAGGGCATATATAAATTCAACAATTTTTCTTTTTATGGGCGGTTTTCTGATTGCAATTGCAATGGAAAAATGGGGTCTTCATAAGAGAATCGCATTAAATTTAATTTCTGCTTTTGGAAAAAGTCCAGCTAAAATTATTATGGGATTTATGGTAGCAAGCGGCTTTATTTCCATGTGGATTTCAAATACAGCAACAGCAGTAATGATTTTGCCAATAGGTCTTGCAATTTTGTATAAATTGGAAAATGAATTTGGTCAAGAGAAAAGTCAAAAATTTTCTATAGCACTTATGTTGGGCATTGCCTATGCGTGTTCCATTGGTGGCATTGCAACTTTAATAGGTACACCGCCTAATTTAGTTTTCCAAAGGATTTATGCAATTACGTTTCCTCATCAACAGCAAATTATGTTTGGTGATTGGATGAAGTTTGGTGTGCCGCTTTCATTGGCGATGCTGATATTAGCTTGGTTTTTAATTACACAAGTTTTTTATAAGAGTGATAAAAGTTTAGTTATTGATGCTGGATTAATTAAATCAGAAAAAAAATCTCTTGGTAAAATGAGTTTCGAAGAAAAAGCTGTAGCAGTAGTTTTTATTCTAACTTCGTTATTATGGATATTTAGAGTAGAACTTAATCTTGGATTTGCAAAAATTCCTGGCTGGTCACAATTGTTTTCCAAAAGTAATATGATTGATGATGGCACTGTAGCTATAACCATGGGAGTAATTTTGTTTCTAATCCCTGTTAAAAACTATCAAAGTGGTGAAAACTTTATTCTTAGTGAAACTGCTATTAGAAAAATTCCTTGGGAGATAATTTTACTTTTTGGAGGTGGCTTTGCTTTGGCAGATGGTTTTGTTAAAAGCGGCTTATCTGAATTGATAGGTAATCAATTCGCCGGACTAAAACATTTCCCTGTAGTAATGCTTATAGCTGCTGTTTGTTTAGTTATTGTATTACTTACTGAGTTGACATCTAACACTGCAACAGCCCAAATTGTTTTACCTATCTTAGCTTCGCTTTCTATCGAATTGAATATTAATCCCTTTTTGTTGATGATACCTGCAACAATCGCTGCTTCAATGGCATTTATGCTGCCAGTTGCAACCCCTCCAAATGCAATTGTCTTTGGAAGCCAAAGACTTAAAGTTTTTGATATGCTTAAAGTGGGTATAGTGCTCGACTTAATTGGCGTAGTAATTATGACCGTTTTTATTTATTTCTACTTATCATAA